The Saprospiraceae bacterium genome contains the following window.
GCGTGCTCACGACCTGTTGCAGATGCTGGATGGAGACCGCATCATGAACATGTTGGGCAAACTGGTGTTGCTATTCGGCCTAATGTTTATATTGCTCTTGGGATATCAGGAGCGATACAGCATTTGGCAGGTGTAAATAATTCAAAGAAAATATTCGTCATCAACAAAGATCCGGAAGCCCCTTTTTTTAAAGCGGCTGATTATGGAGTTTGTGGTGATTTGTTTGAAATATTACCAAAATTAAATGAAGCTTTGCGCAAAAGCAAAATGAACTAAAAAATGTCTAGCCAGGATCATAAACTGATTGAATTAGAAATTATAGCTCTTTCCCATAGTGTTACGCAGTCGCAAAATTATGCGGTGGTTTTAGGTGAAACGGAGGGAAACAGGCGATTGCCAATTGTGATTGGAGGCTATGAAGCTCAAGCTATTGCAGTAGTATTAGAGCGAATGACTCCAAACAGGCCCTTGACGCACGATCTATTTAAAAATGCACTTTCTTCATTTGGGATTGAAGTCAAAGAAATTTTAATTAATAATTTATTAGATGGAATCTTTTTCTCCCAATTGATTTGTGAAAAAGAAGGTGAAATCATTAAAATTGATTCAAGAACATCTGATGCATTGGCGCTTGCCGTTCGTTTTAGTTGTCCAATTTATACCTATGAATTTATCATGGATTCTGCAGGGGTGGTTTTAGAAGAATCAGAAGAAGAAGCTCAAAAGCCTGTGTCAAAAAAAGATAAACCTCAAAAATTGTTTAGCAGTTACAGTACCGAGGAATTAAATAAAATGCTTAGCAAGGTATTGGAAGAAGAGAATTATGAAAAAGCAGCCCACATCAGGGATGAATTAAATAAGCGCAAGTAAGTTTATCTCAATTATTTGAACCTTTGCTTTTGTCCCTAAAATCCTATCAAGCATTTTGATTCGCTGCGAATTGAATTTGGCTTTATAATAGATCATTCGGTACTGTAAGTAATATCAAATCATTCCATTATTTAATTTTAGTATTCAATACATCGATAACTTCACGTATCATGGATTCATTAATATCCAAATGAGTAACAAATCGAATGGAGTGTTTTCCAAATGCACTTGCATTGATTCCGTATTGATTAAGTTGATTTATAAAATCATCGGGAGTCATCGTTGGTATCAAATCAAATATGATGATGTTGGTGTAAACAGGTTTAACTTTAGTAACGTAAGTCAGGTTTAATAAACAAGATTCGATTTGTTTGGCATGAATATGATCTGTTTTTAATCGACTTACATTGTGTTCCAATGCGTACAAACCCGCTGCAGCCAAAATTCCAGATTGTCGCATGCCTCCACCCATAACTTTACGTACTTTTCTGCATTTTTGAATCCACGATTGATTACCTAAAAGTACTGTGCCTACTGGAGCACCAAGTCCTTTAGAAAGGCAAATGGAAACAGAATCAAATAAAGGGCCGATTTCTTCACTTGAATAGCCACCTTCAATGATTGCATTAAAGATACGTGCACCATCTAAATGCAGTTTTAGATTGTTTAATTTACAACAATCGGATAATTTAATCATTTCCGAGAGCGAATACAAGGTTCCTCCAGTCCGATTGCCAGTATTTTCTAAAACAACCAATGAGGTATTAGGCAGCCAGTCTTTTGAGGGTTTTATTGCCTGTGAAATCAATTCAGGAGTTAGATTACCGGATTCAGTTACTATTGGATTTACAGCAATCCCACTGTGAAAAGCATATCCGGAAACTTCGTATTGGAATACATGGCTATTGATTTCACAAATCATCTCATCGAGTGGTTGGGTATGAGATTTAATGGCTATTTGATTGGCCATAGTTCCTGATGGACAAAACAAACCTGCTTCTTGTGCAAACATGGATGCAAGTTTTTTTTCCAATTGTATGACCGTTGGATCCTCTTGAAAAACATCATCCCCTAATTTTGCATTCATCATTGATTCCAACATACCTTTAGAGGGTAAGGTAACGGTATCACTTATTAAATTGATTCTTCGGATTGATTCCATCCGGTAAAAGTAACAATCCTAAGCTAATGTGTTTTAGTATGCGTGGTATTCTTTTCCGCTTCCGAGATTAATTTTGTAACCTACCAAATTATTATATTTTTCTGCAAGATCACTGAAAAGTAAATCCAATTCGTCATTGGTTTTAGAATGAAAATAATAGAATTTTAAATAATTGCCAACAATTCCTGGATCGGTTTTAAAGAGTATCAAGTTATTATCAGTAATAGTAAAATAAGAATAAAAACCAGGGTCAAGTCTATGCGTTAAGCAATCGAATTCAACTTCTTTTTTAAAACTATTCATTAAGCTTTCAGAAGTGGGCTCTTTGGATTTAGGGTATGCGTATCCCCAAATTAAATTAGTTGGAATTTTAAATGTTTGTTGATAGGTATTGTTTAAACCGGTCCCTCCTAAAATTACTATTTGATAGTGTTTATCCAAAATATAAACTCTGCACTTAATTACAGATGCAGAACCTAAAGAAACAGTAACATCCAGACTATCTGAAAAGATGGGAAGTGGAATTAATGAACTGAGTAAGTACTTTCTCTCATAACAGCTGTTTGCTTTGTAGGTATCCAGAATTTCTATATTCAAGCTAAAGCTATCCAGTGTCTCATTATAAACTAGGGTATCATCTTGGCAATAAGTACTTGTAAGAGAGGCTATTTCTAAATATAAATGCCGGTTTTCGTTAGCTTGAATTTGCTCAACAATAGAAACGCTAAACTCAGACGGAATTTTAATAAAATTCTCTTCCGGTTTCGAACAGGAGATCAAAAAGCTTAAAATCAGTAAAGAAACGAGTACCCTCATAATTAGTTTAATGATATGCAGGTTATACATTGATAACGTCTTGTTTGCATAAATGCTGCTTAAAGGCCTAAAAATCAGGATTTATTATTAAATTTCCAGTGTTTTTTGAGAATTCTAGCTTAAAAGACTCTTAAATATTAATCCTTTGATAATCTTAAACTAAAATCTGAAAAGGAGGCCTGATAGCGCTAATTTCGCGCTGATTTTTGAATTATGGAGCTAATAAGAAATTTTTGTGTCATTGCCCATATTGATCATGGCAAGAGTACTTTATCGGATCGATTGTTGGAATTTACCAAAACGATCTCAGCGCGGGATATGCAAAATCAAGCCTTGGATGACATGGATTTGGAGCGTGAGCGCGGGATAACCATCAAGGCACACGCGATTCAACTAGACTATGAGCATACCGATGGCAAACGCTATGTATTTAATTTGATTGATACCCCCGGGCACGTAGATTTTTCATATGAGGTTTCCAGGTCGATTGCAGCTTGTGAAGGTGCTTTGTTATTAATCGATGCTACTCAAGGAATTCAGGCACAGACCATCTCAAATTTATATCTGGCCATAGAGCATAACCTGGAAATTATTCCCATTTTGAATAAAATTGATATGGAAAGTGCCATGGTGGATCAGGTGAGTGATCAGGTAATTGATTTAATTGGTTGTTCAAAAGAGGATATTGTTTTGGCAAGTGGCAAAACGGGGCAAGGTGTTCCAGATATTATGCACGCGATCGTCAATCGAATTCCAGCACCCAAAGGAAATCCAGAGGGTCCACTCCAAGCTTTAATTTTTGATTCTGTTTTTAATTCTTTTCGGGGAATTATAATCTATTATCGTATTATAAATGGCACTTTGAAAAAAGGAGACCGGGTGAAATTTTTTAATACAGGAGGCGAGTATGAGGCAGAAGAAGTTGGGATTCTACGCATGACGCTCTTTGCAAAAAAAGAAATTGGATGTGGGGATGTTGGATATATTATTACAGGTATTAAAGATGTTAAAGAGGTAAAAGTAGGAGATACCTTAACGAAAGCATCAAACCCATGCACTGAAAGTATAAAAGGTTTTGAAGAGGTAAAGCCAATGGTATTTGCTGGTATTTACCCAGTTGAAAATGAATATTTTGAAGATTTAAGAGATAGTTTAGAAAAATTAAGACTCAATGACTCTTCATTGGTGTATGAGCCAGAAACTTCAATTGCCTTAGGCTTTGGATTCAGATGCGGTTTTTTAGGCATGTTGCATCTTGAAATTATTCAAGAAAGGCTGTCTCGCGAGTTTAATCAAGAAGTAATCACAACGGTTCCAAACGTATCTTATAAAGCCCTTACGACCAAACAGGAATTGTTGATCATCAACACACCAAATGATCTTCCAGAACCCAATTATCTGGAATATGTGGAGGAACCCTATATCCAGGCACAAATAATTACAATGCCTGATTATATCGGGCCAATTATCAAATTGTGTATGGACAAGCGAGGCATCCTTACAAAGCAACATTACCTGACTACCTATCGGGTAGAGCTTATGTTTGAAATGCCACTTGCTGAAATTGTATTTGACTTTTATGATCGCCTTAAATCTATGACCAAAGGCTATGCTTCATTTGATTACCATCCGATCGATTATCGCAAATCGGATTTGGTTAAATTGGACATCAAATTGAATGGGGACAATGTAGATGCTTTG
Protein-coding sequences here:
- a CDS encoding threonine aldolase; translation: MESIRRINLISDTVTLPSKGMLESMMNAKLGDDVFQEDPTVIQLEKKLASMFAQEAGLFCPSGTMANQIAIKSHTQPLDEMICEINSHVFQYEVSGYAFHSGIAVNPIVTESGNLTPELISQAIKPSKDWLPNTSLVVLENTGNRTGGTLYSLSEMIKLSDCCKLNNLKLHLDGARIFNAIIEGGYSSEEIGPLFDSVSICLSKGLGAPVGTVLLGNQSWIQKCRKVRKVMGGGMRQSGILAAAGLYALEHNVSRLKTDHIHAKQIESCLLNLTYVTKVKPVYTNIIIFDLIPTMTPDDFINQLNQYGINASAFGKHSIRFVTHLDINESMIREVIDVLNTKIK
- a CDS encoding bifunctional nuclease family protein gives rise to the protein MSSQDHKLIELEIIALSHSVTQSQNYAVVLGETEGNRRLPIVIGGYEAQAIAVVLERMTPNRPLTHDLFKNALSSFGIEVKEILINNLLDGIFFSQLICEKEGEIIKIDSRTSDALALAVRFSCPIYTYEFIMDSAGVVLEESEEEAQKPVSKKDKPQKLFSSYSTEELNKMLSKVLEEENYEKAAHIRDELNKRK
- the lepA gene encoding elongation factor 4, translated to MELIRNFCVIAHIDHGKSTLSDRLLEFTKTISARDMQNQALDDMDLERERGITIKAHAIQLDYEHTDGKRYVFNLIDTPGHVDFSYEVSRSIAACEGALLLIDATQGIQAQTISNLYLAIEHNLEIIPILNKIDMESAMVDQVSDQVIDLIGCSKEDIVLASGKTGQGVPDIMHAIVNRIPAPKGNPEGPLQALIFDSVFNSFRGIIIYYRIINGTLKKGDRVKFFNTGGEYEAEEVGILRMTLFAKKEIGCGDVGYIITGIKDVKEVKVGDTLTKASNPCTESIKGFEEVKPMVFAGIYPVENEYFEDLRDSLEKLRLNDSSLVYEPETSIALGFGFRCGFLGMLHLEIIQERLSREFNQEVITTVPNVSYKALTTKQELLIINTPNDLPEPNYLEYVEEPYIQAQIITMPDYIGPIIKLCMDKRGILTKQHYLTTYRVELMFEMPLAEIVFDFYDRLKSMTKGYASFDYHPIDYRKSDLVKLDIKLNGDNVDALTALVHRSKAESVGRRMCSKLKEILPKHQFVIAIQAAIGGKIIARETISAMRKDVTAKCYGGDISRKRKLLEKQKEGKKKMRQIGSIDVPQKAFLDVLKLDE